One genomic region from Yarrowia lipolytica chromosome 1C, complete sequence encodes:
- a CDS encoding uncharacterized protein (Compare to YALI0C09904g, no similarity) encodes MLVWEYTSTAAKPRKRDFCGKATKKLQKTTTMSESETFDFENDTPEVPKRPSRRPAPDTAPIAPVAEPIVREHDRAVAAVEQEVPETVVETDEVHVVSGEGSGFGSGSQHDPIELDGTDEKIPVVPSRRPKKDVTPSTSSSEAPQASFMPTPVTEATYDEPSFNVKIPKKGMTTEEAAALEHRQEDEDKERVSRHEQQQQQQQQQQQQRTPSIPSRPARRPVPSSGSADVEEVDGPSFRPSPVPPARRPAPLSSGTTSETKPGMTTEQAADFEKKEEAEFKASSTPFQPIEPSVPERPQRPSSRPKKTSVESEEALTERIAKDKQMGIEVGLGPMDKHVPRGVPKDDMALLHDSLTEGASDPSAVRTGPPIKAAVPKDDIALMMEGQSGGVAGDAASEFPTSTPAPAANRASDSVPLDSVALRQKENEEKDKENNEEQDQEFASAHRKVPLDAVAMEEKRKQALEKDKEAPIVGLDAVGLELLKEKDSDPSEPRVPARPSRPTKRPSAAASGSASASESVESLSAAREATLDLSKENPVPLADEEDEIEAIIEPAAEEPAVGVGAAEEEIEEVKEEVVEQHESLPESKEPAKIIPKSDDKPDDKSDDKSDDKPAEQTKETETDVKDPNSDSATPIAAATSSVTAAAAAATAGVAAAAASVAAAVTGNDEDDKKEKEISAASKSPVIPARPKPVSRTGSNLSSKSPLIPPRPMKRPGNNTSSSSLGVGLSSDNLVLSDDKSEDKSEDKEPKADKTEAKEAKTDGSTAKEAKTEEPTSKHEDKEVKSTSSAKPDAPAKPAKRPPPVKPKPKIGAAFQAALEEKDKEFKPKPRVPVRSNKISALAKGLDGMFGAGGPMVFGAPMPKKEVEEDEEVSEAGGGASHDLPPIGVDKEEKEDKKDKEEGSGAGSGGASRRGRVKGPKRKLPSSAVSPWSCSVISDVWELVPKAKKAVEEKTHEDEEKLKELGHDLKSKSRDLEHKIEAHHAHLRETHPHDSSDDDFEDAREHVVHDDYIHSVGKPKKNDDGHVHAVRKRLGDALDTAGHPTTHVDVIRDGSSSTDISKVEEHAENMEKPTNTEPPVPSRPARRPKHEDPEPVETTTKSVHGGDAPSSVEAKPAHDAPSPVDTTSKSVHKGIADPVDHASNIGNPENALYDSNDDVTRFSTSERPQYTVSEPDVIKSGTHKHPYEVGSISEPDVIKSATHHMREQPFSEAVDVEAAIEAAEGDVGVSSPSSVYSPAPTSAVEESPIDRKQSVGSIIGGYLDSDTKEVETIEEE; translated from the exons ATGTTAGTGTGGGAGTACACGTCTACAGCAGCAAAACCACGCAAGCGGGATTTTTGCGGAAAAGCGACGAAAAAACTACAAAAAACGACCACCATGAGCGAATCGGAG ACATTCGACTTTGAAAACGACACTCCGGAAGTGCCCAAACGACCGTCGAGACGTCCGGCGCCCGATACCGCACCCATTGCGCCCGTTGCCGAGCCAATTGTGCGCGAACACGACCGCGCGGTTGCCGCCGTGGAGCAGGAGGTGCCTGAGACTGTGGTGGAGACTGATGAGGTGCATGTTGTGAGCGGCGAAGGGTCAGGATTCggttctggatctcaaCATGATCCCATTGAGCTTGATGGCACAGATGAAAAGATCCCTGTTGTTCCTTCTAGACGCCCCAAGAAAGACGTGACGCCATCCACATCTTCCTCTGAAGCGCCCCAGGCCTCCTTCATGCCGACTCCGGTCACGGAAGCGACCTACGACGAGCCATCTTTCAACGTCAAGAtccccaagaagggcatGACCACCGAAGAAGCCGCGGCGCTGGAGCATCGACAGGAAGATGAGGATAAGGAGCGAGTTTCCCGACAtgaacagcaacagcaacagcaacagcaacagcaacagcaacgcACACCGTCGATTCCCTCGCGACCTGCACGACGTCCTGTGCCTTCCTCGGGTTCAGCAGACGTTGAAGAAGTCGACGGGCCTTCGTTCAGACCCTCTCCCGTTCCCCCCGCGAGACGTCCGGCTCCATTGTCGTCAGGTACAACCTCCGAAACTAAGCCTGGAATGACGACCGAACAGGCCGCCGATTTtgagaagaaagaagaagcagagTTCAAGGCTTCGTCAACACCGTTCCAACCAATTGAGCCGTCTGTGCCCGAACGACCCCAAAGACCGTCTTCGCGACCAAAGAAAACCTCTGTGGAGTCCGAAGAAGCTCTCACAGAGAGAATTGCAAAGGACAAACAGATGGGCATCGAGGTTGGTCTGGGACCCATGGACAAACATGTTCCCCGGGGAGTCCCCAAGGACGACATGGCTCTCTTGCATGACTCTCTTACTGAGGGCGCCTCCGACCCCAGTGCTGTGCGAACAGGTCCTCCCATCAAGGCCGCTGTACCCAAGGACGATATTgccttgatgatggagggACAGAGTGGAGGTGTTGCTGGAGACGCGGCCTCGGAGTTCCCCACCAGCACCCCTGCTCCGGCTGCCAATAGAGCTTCTGACTCTGTTCCGCTCGACTCTGTTGCTCTCAGACAGAAAGAGAATgaagagaaggacaaggagaacaaCGAAGAGCAAGACCAAGAGTTTGCTTCTGCTCACCGAAAGGTGCCTCTCGATGCTGTTGcaatggaggagaagagaaaacAAGCTCttgagaaggacaaggaggctcCCATCGTTGGGCTTGATGCCGTGGGACTGGaactgctcaaggagaaggattCCGATCCTTCTGAACCTAGGGTTCCCGCGCGTCCTTCTCGACCTACCAAGCGACCTTcggctgctgcttctgggtCGGCGTCTGCTTCAGAATCCGTGGAATCCCTCTCTGCCGCTCGGGAAGCTACTCTTGATCTGTCCAAGGAAAACCCTGTTCCTTTGgctgatgaggaggacgagattgaggctATTATCGAGCCTGCTGCCGAGGAACCTGctgttggggttggagctgctgaagaggagattgaggaggtcaaggaggaagtGGTGGAGCAACATGAGTCTCTCCCTGAGTCCAAGGAACCAGCTAAGATCATCCCTAAGTCCGACGATAAGCCCGACGATAAGTCCGACGACAAGTCCGACGACAAGCCCGCTGAGCAGACCAAGGAGACCGAGACGGACGTCAAGGACCCCAATTCCGACTCAGCCACTCCCATTGCTGCGGCCACCTCTTCTGTGActgccgctgccgccgctgccACTGCCGGTGTtgccgccgctgctgcttctgttgctgctgctgtcacTGGGAATGATGAGGatgacaagaaggaaaaggaaatCTCGGCGGCATCCAAATCACCCGTTATTCCTGCACGACCCAAACCTGTGTCTCGAACGGGCTCAAACCTCTCTTCTAAGTCGCCTCTtattcctcctcggcccaTGAAGCGACCTGGAAACAACACTTCGTCTTCCTCTCTGGGCGTTGGTCTTAGTAGCGACAATTTGGTCTTGTCTGATGACAAGTCTGAGGACAAGTctgaggacaaggagcccaaggccgacaagactgaggccaaggaggccaagactGACGGATCGACCGCtaaggaggccaagactGAAGAGCCCACCTCCAAGCACGAGGATAAGGAAGTTAAGTCTACCTCGTCCGCCAAGCCCGATGCACCTGCAAAGCCTGCGAAGCGACCTCCTCCAGTCAAACCCAAGCCCAAGATTGGAGCTGCGTTCcaggctgctctggaggagaaggacaaggagtTCAAGCCCAAGCCCCGAGTCCCTGTGAGGTCCAACAAGATCTCTGCACTTGCCAAGGGCCTAGATGGCATGTTTGGAGCCGGAGGACCAATGGTTTTCGGGGCGCCCATGCCCAAaaaggaggttgaggaggatgaggaggttTCCGAGGCcggtggaggagcctcCCATGACCTGCCTCCTATTGGTGTTGATaaggaggaaaaggaggacaagaaggacaaggaagagggctctggagctggatctggaggagcctcTCGACGAGGCCGAGTCAAGGGACCCAAGCGAAAGCTCCCATCTTCTGCAGTGTCTCCCTGGTCTTGCTCCGTCATTTCTGATGTGTGGGAGCTGGTCCCCAAGGCGAAGAAGGCTGTGGAGGAAAAGACTcacgaggacgaggagaagttgAAGGAGTTGGGCCATGATCTTAAATCCAAGTCTCGAGACCTAGAACACAAGATCGAGGCCCACCATGCTCACCTTAGAGAGACTCATCCCCATGACTCTTCCGATGACGATTTTGAAGACGCTCGAGAGCACGTTGTTCACGATGACTACATCCATTCTGTTGGCAAGCCAAAGAAGAATGATgacggtcacgtgcatGCGGTGAGAAAGCGACTTGGAGATGCTCTTGACACTGCTGGGCACCCTACGACGCATGTGGATGTCATTCGAGATGGATCTTCGTCCACTGACATTTCAAAGGTTGAAGAGCATGCCGAGAACATGGAGAAGCCGACAAATACCGAGCCTCCTGTTCCTAGCCGACCTGCTCGACGCCCCAAGCATGAGGACCCAGAGCCTGTGGAGACTACCACCAAGTCAGTTCATGGTGGGGACGCGCCTTCTTCTGTGGAAGCAAAGCCTGCCCATGACGCTCCTTCTCCCGTGGACACTACTTCCAAGTCTGTGCACAAGGGGATTGCTGATCCTGTGGACCATGCTTCTAACATTGGCAATCCCGAAAATGCTCTATACGACAGTAATGACGACGTGACGCGGTTTTCGACGTCAGAGCGACCTCAGTACACAGTTTCTGAGCCCGATGTGATCAAGTCGGGAACCCATAAACATCCCTACGAGGTTGGATCCATTTCCGAGCCTGACGTGATCAAGAGCGCCACACATCACATGAGGGAGCAGCCGTTTTCCGAAGCCGTGGACGTGGAGGCTGCCATTGAGGCAGCAGAGGGCGATGTTGGGGTTTCTTCTCCGTCTTCGGTTTACTCGCCTGCTCCCACTTCTGCTGTGGAGGAGTCTCCTATTGATCGCAAGCAGAGTGTGGGCAGTATTATTGGTGGATATTTGGATTCGGATACAAAGGAGGTGGAAACtattgaggaggagtga
- a CDS encoding uncharacterized protein (Compare to YALI0C09889g, similar to uniprot|P19145 Saccharomyces cerevisiae YKR039W General amino-acid permease GAP1) → MPFLGRDKMSTGRAYMTSRIANSPTRPKSPTQTSSVMSETKPVQAESISITSEAGQVTGQVEVMPSNAWQRFKYGFGPADTTDMDFTGLTPMEITALKTANSPLQRNLKGRHLQMIAIGGSIGTGLFIGSGSTLSQGGPAALLIAYGIIGVMLLLTMHALGELAVCFPVSGGFFTLFTRFIDPGWGFAMAWNYVMSWFVILPLELVAAAMTVNFWNEINGTSINTAAWIIIFWTLIVCINLFGVRGYGEAEFVFSIIKIAAICGFIIFGIIMAAGGGPSDGAFSSYQGGKLWKSPGALANGFKGVCSVFVTAAFAFAGTELAGLAAAETENPRKMLPKATKQVFWRICLFYIVALTVVGLLVPYDNEMLLNGSSSADATASPFVIAIRLAGVKGLPSVMNVVIMIAVLSVGNAGVYAFSRTIAGMAEAGQAPKMFAYIDRQGRPIVGIAVVLIFSLFAFISAAGAEVRSAVFNWLLALSGLSSVVVWGSINLAHIRFRQALKYRGRDTGELTFSAGFGVYGSYVGLSLNILVLIAQFWIALFPLGGKPNAEDFFMAYLAAPVILAFVIGYKLVKRDGILKISEIDIDTGRREKDLEKLKAEIAQEEYDLSQRGFAYRVYNFWC, encoded by the coding sequence ATGCCATTTCTTGGCAGAGATAAGATGTCCACTGGGAGAGCGTATATGACCAGCAGAATTGCCAACTCCCCTACCCGTCCGAAATCACCCACTCAAACATCTTCTGTTATGTCAGAAACAAAACCAGTTCAGGCCGAGTCCATTTCGATCACTTCCGAGGCCGGCCAGGTGACCGGCCAGGTGGAAGTAATGCCCTCCAATGCCTGGCAACGGTTCAAATACGGCTTTGGGCCGGCCGACACCACCGACATGGACTTCACCGGTCTGACTCCCATGGAAATCACCGCTCTCAAGACAGCCAATTCGCCCCTACAACGAAACCTCAAGGGCCGGCATCTGCAGATGATTGCCATTGGTGGGTCCATTGGCACCGGGTTGTTTATCGGGTCAGGAAGCACGCTTAGTCAGGGTGGTCCTGCGGCGTTGCTGATCGCCTATGGTATCATTGGAGTCATGTTGCTGCTGACGATGCACGCGCTGGGAGAACTGGCGGTCTGCTTCCCCGTTTCCGGTGGGTTTTTCACCCTCTTTACCCGCTTCATCGACCCCGGCTGGGGCTTTGCCATGGCGTGGAACTACGTCATGAGCTGGTTTGTCATTTTGCCACTGGAGCTGGTGGCGGCAGCCATGACGGTCAACTTCTGGAACGAAATCAATGGCACATCCATCAACACCGCCGCGTGGATCATCATTTTCTGGACCCTGATTGTCTGCATCAATCTGTTTGGCGTCCGCGGCTACGGCGAGGCCGAGTTTGTCTTTTCCATCATTAAAATCGCCGCCATTTGTGGGTTCATCATCTTTGGAATCATCATGGCCGCCGGTGGAGGACCTTCAGACGGCGCTTTTTCGTCTTATCAGGGCGGAAAACTGTGGAAAAGTCCCGGAGCTCTGGCCAACGGATTCAAAGGCGTTTGCTCTGTGTTTGTAACTGCAGCGTTTGCGTTTGCCGGCACCGAATTGGCGGGActggcagcagcagagacGGAAAACCCCCGCAAAATGCTGCCCAAGGCCACCAAACAGGTCTTCTGGCGAATCTGTCTCTTCTATATTGTCGCCCTGACGGTGGTGGGGCTGCTGGTGCCCTACGACAACGAGATGCTGCTGAACGGCAGCTCGTCGGCAGACGCCACGGCCTCGCCCTTTGTCATTGCCATTCGGCTGGCCGGAGTCAAGGGCCTCCCCTCGGTAATGAACGTGGTCATCATGATCGCCGTGCTGTCGGTCGGAAACGCTGGAGTGTACGCCTTTTCCCGGACTATCGCCGGAATGGCCGAAGCCGGCCAGGCGCCCAAAATGTTTGCCTACATTGACCGACAGGGCCGGCCGATTGTCGGCATTGCGGTGGTGCTGATATTTTCGCTGTTTGCCTTCATTTCGGCCGCCGGAGCCGAAGTTCGAAGCGCCGTCTTCAACTGGCTGCTGGCGCTCTCCGGCCTCTCGTCGGTCGTGGTCTGGGGCTCCATCAACCTCGCCCACATCCGGTTCCGACAGGCCCTCAAGTACCGAGGTCGAGATACCGGCGAGCTGACGTTTTCCGCCGGGTTTGGCGTCTACGGGTCGTACGTGGGTCTGTCACTCAACATTCTCGTGCTCATTGCCCAGTTCTGGATCGCGCTGTTCCCGCTGGGTGGCAAGCCCAACGCCGAGGACTTTTTCATGGCTTATCTGGCTGCTCCGGTGATTCTGGCCTTTGTAATTGGCTACAAACTCGTCAAAAGAGACGGAATTCTCAAAATCAGCGAGATTGACATCGACACGGGCCGACGAGagaaggatctggagaagctcaaggcgGAAATCGCCCAGGAGGAGTACGACTTGAGCCAGAGGGGATTTGCGTACAGAGTGTACAACTTTTGGTGTTGA
- a CDS encoding uncharacterized protein (Compare to YALI0C09845g, weakly similar to uniprot|Q7RY47 Neurospora crassa NCU04516.1 predicted protein) → MSATKKQKQREEQELATLFKSPNLCIMELTVTFGQDEISAYFIHEHEDDDPESIEYDHDAIIEDVTQMLASKLRGLPEYHLTLLEEGPDDFYSQGHLDLDDFIVHVVEDPDFIL, encoded by the coding sequence ATGAGCGCCACCAAGAAACAGAAGCAGCgcgaggagcaggagctggCGACGCTTTTCAAGTCGCCCAACCTGTGCATCATGGAGCTGACGGTGACTTTTGGCCAGGACGAAATCTCGGCCTACTTCATCCACGAACATGAAGACGACGACCCCGAGTCGATTGAGTACGACCACGACGCCATCATCGAGGACGTGACGCAGATGCTGGCGTCCAAGCTGCGGGGTCTGCCCGAATACCACCTGAcattgctggaggaggggcCCGACGACTTTTACAGCCAGGGACACTTGGACCTGGATGACTTCATTGTTCATGTGGTGGAGGATCCAGATTTTATTCTGTGA
- a CDS encoding uncharacterized protein (Compare to YALI0C09823g, similar to CA1963|IPF14040 Candida albicans probable transporter (by homology)) codes for MMNYARDNDYCESADGQIGSSDSNEVSEMGHKKELEQVFSTATAFDLESEDTQKELDRIYRKLDRRIIPPLWILYFLTSFGSSAYGVALTMNMDKGHSLSQTLNLSAHQLSVASALYYVGYIVFDVPINLVMTKVAPHAWLSRIVISVGVVYACYAALNNAGGVIAIRLISGICGAGTWPGLAYYVSLWYPAHRTARRIGYYFTAAQVSAATAGLFSAAFQTIDGNRGLKGFQWFFLVYGVFTVTLGVSLLWWLPGRPSEFNDLYDESHKIDQLAKTSVLKSLLNGTFSKHPLSPLEQQLHAADMSQRYLNVAWTLKDLLRVFMDIRIWPLVIMYFGVVGTGYGIVVAGTSIIKSTNESLTPIQLSLLFCPIWVCDLLAILAITPLSDRYKNRPLFFCASTVVIIVGMVVNTYAPGSWPRYVGLLITGLGLGPTVPICMTWAAEIFMPKYQDVGVAATSALVSGLGNLGSVVTTYALYKGWSDDVDRGFKYSNMTVVGILGASIIAALLLGYTERRRLRGQQ; via the coding sequence ATGATGAATTACGCGCGCGACAACGACTACTGCGAGTCCGCCGACGGGCAAATCGGCTCGTCGGACTCAAATGAGGTGTCTGAGATGGGTCACAAGAAGGAACTTGAACAGGTCTTTTCTACCGCCACAGCATTCGATCTCGAGTCAGAAGACACGCAGAAAGAGCTGGACCGCATCTATCGCAAACTGGACCGTCGAATCATCCCGCCTCTGTGGATCCTGTACTTTCTGACGTCATTCGGAAGCAGTGCTTACGGAGTGGCGCTGACCATGAACATGGACAAGGGCCATTCGCTGTCTCAGACCCTGAATCTGTCGGCCCACCAGCTCTCGGTTGCCTCCGCTCTCTATTATGTCGGTTACATTGTCTTTGATGTGCCCATCAATCTGGTGATGACCAAAGTGGCCCCCCATGCGTGGTTATCTCGTATCGTCATTTCCGTGGGCGTTGTTTACGCATGTTATGCGGCTCTGAACAATGCCGGTGGCGTCATTGCCATCCGTCTCATTTCGGGCATCTGTGGAGCCGGCACTTGGCCCGGACTGGCCTACTATGTGTCGTTGTGGTATCCTGCTCACCGGACCGCGCGACGTATCGGCTACTATTTCACCGCTGCCCAGGTGTCTGCCGCCACCGCGGGTCTGTTTTCCGCCGCGTTCCAGACCATTGACGGCAACCGTGGCCTCAAGGGCTTCCAATGGTTCTTTCTCGTCTACGGAGTGTTCACCGTCACTCTAGGAGTCTCCCTACTGTGGTGGTTGCCAGGCCGACCGTCGGAGTTCAACGATCTCTACGACGAGTCCCATAAGATTGACCAGTTGGCCAAGACGTCGGTTCTCAAGTCCCTGCTCAACGGCACCTTCTCCAAACACCCGCTTTCTCCGCTCGAACAACAGTTGCACGCCGCCGACATGTCTCAACGGTACCTCAACGTGGCCTGGACTCTCAAGGACCTGCTGAGAGTGTTTATGGACATCCGAATCTGGCCGCTGGTCATTATGTACTTTGGAGTGGTCGGAACCGGCTACGGTATTGTGGTGGCCGGTACCTCTATCATCAAGTCCACCAACGAGTCTCTGACCCCCATTCAACTGTCTCTGCTTTTCTGTCCCATCTGGGTGTGCGATCTTCTCGCCATTCTTGCAATCACTCCGCTCTCTGACCGCTACAAGAACCGGCCGCTGTTTTTCTGCGCGTCTACAGTGGTCATTATTGTTGGAATGGTCGTCAACACCTATGCGCCTGGGTCGTGGCCCCGATATGTGGGACTACTTATCACCGGACTCGGTCTGGGCCCCACAGTGCCCATCTGCATGACCTGGGCGGCTGAGATCTTCATGCCCAAGTACCAGGACGTCGGGGTCGCCGCCACTTCGGCTCTAGTTTCTGGCCTGGGAAATCTCGGCAGTGTCGTCACCACCTACGCACTGTACAAAGGCTGGAGTGACGATGTGGACCGGGGCTTCAAGTACTCCAATATGACCGTTGTTGGCATTTTGGGTGCGTCGATTATTGCCGCTTTGCTCCTGGGCTACACTGAGAGGAGACGGTTGCGTGGCCAGCAATGA